The Musa acuminata AAA Group cultivar baxijiao chromosome BXJ2-5, Cavendish_Baxijiao_AAA, whole genome shotgun sequence genomic interval TTTGGAAGATATATATCATAAATCTGAAGAAAATATCTTACTAGCACAATATATGGCTATTGTTTGCTACTTGCTATTTTTTAAATCGAAAGAAATTATACGGCTATTTTGTAATTTTATTCATTTTTTAAAACTTTTTATAGTATAAAGTTTTTTTCCCCATGTATGTCTATCCAGTACAATTTTTGTGTATTTTATGCATGTATTTAAGGTGTCTTCTGTCTCTAAATAACTTACAATGCTTCTGCTATTGTGGAAGATACATACCATAAATCTGAAGAAAAGATCTTACTAGCACAATTGGCTGAAAAGAGGTGGGAGAAACATGAAATTAATCTATCCTAGAAAAGAAGCTTGGGGCTGCCATTTCATGCAGATTATAAGCAAATTTTTTATCATCGGTACTTCCAATGTTTATGTGATTGACCATTGGGTCTATTGTACCCTTATCTGCAAGTAGCACAACTAAACATGCCTATCATTCGTCATCCTTACAACCAGGGCAGTTTTCTTTTCTAGTTGTAACCCATGTACCAcatgaattttttatgatataCCTCGTAACCTTTGCTCTTGTTTTTACTGTTTGAGGCCTGTGACACTATATCTTTGCTTACATTGGGAAGTTGGATCTAGCTTTCAACTTTGACAGTGTTTAAACTTAATCCTGTTAGGTTGAACCATTCATTGGCATGGAGTAACTTTGTACAGTGCGTGCACACAATTCTCCATGTTGGCTCCATGAATCTTATTGCAGTGTGCTTGAATCatccatggttttttttttttgtggtttgTGTAGTCCAGATGAAAATAAGTGTAGATTTTGGATTCACCTTTCGGAGAAAACTAGAATTGAATTGTATGCAATTGTTGTATGTAAGACAACTCAAACAATGAATGTCTTACATGATGTTTAGAACTCATGATTAGAAAGTATCCCGCCAGCATATTGGAGATGGGAATTTGATTGTTATTGGTGGACTTGTCTCACTAACAAAACTAGTATAATTGCATATGAGGGTTTTTCCTCACTTCTGTTCATTGTCTTTTacctcataattttttttttacctctAGCGGGCTAAATCATCTGTTTATGTTGCAGAATTTCATGGCTGCAGCTGCAGCTCCTCAGCCGAGCACGGTAGGTTCCAGCGATCATGGTTACAGTTCATATCAAGCTCATGGCCCGATGTACGGATCTCCAGCCAATGCTGGACCCTATGGTTCCTCAACCTATGGAGCAAACTATGGGTATTAGGGAATATTTGGAAGGTTTAAAGAGTCGACAAGCATGTCCGGTGCACTTACCCTATAAAAAGACCGAGTCTGTAGATGGGGATTTAGTTTTGGATTTTTATTACGGTCCTCTTGTTTGTTTTATGCCAAGAGATAATTTGATGACATTCTTGCTGTATCGTCGTGTGCTACAGTGTCAACTGGTCAGGCCATCGGTTGCAATGAAAGCACATTGCAGGTTGTGAATCTTTGATGGATCAATCATTTGGTGGCTGATTGGATTTGTAGGGTAGAGAAATCAGAgcgaaaataaaaattatttggtGTCGTCGTAGTGACTGTTGCTTTCTTTATCGGTAGTACAAATTTggtaaaaagaagagaaaaactaGTGCTCGGTAGGGACGGGAAGAACCCGTTTTTGGCCTGTGGCTTCTTAAGCCTATTGTGTGTGTCTCGACTAAAGGTATGGTGTTTAGATTATCtatgaatcataatttcttgattaaagataaatttatatttcttgaATGTTATTTTAAGAGTGTGACAGTAACACATAACGATGAACCAACACATTACACATGTTGGACAATTAAAATTCACGTCTAACCAAAATCTATCTTAATAAAACACTTAAAACTCTAATCAGAATCTCGAGTACAAGTGGATGATCTAAACGTGTGAGAGAACATTCATATGTTACGTTACAAATTTATAACTTTGTTCCGCTAGACAATTATTTATTCGTGAGACCAACAAAGAGAAAGTCATGGTGATAACTTGAGAGTCACACTTACCATAGCATGACGACAGTTTCAAGGGTGTCCTCACAACCCAAATCCACAACTCTTTCAGTGCCACCGTCGGAGGGACAACTCATTCTGGAAGATTGTGACGCGGCTGCTGCTCACAACACCATAAGTTGGCATTTCAGCCAATCTATGCACCAATCAAGGCTTGACCTGTACAGAGTCAGTTTACATTTAGGCGACATCAAAACAATAACACCCATAGATTCAAACCAGATGTCAGGAGGTGGTGGGGTAAAAGGATTGACCGTCTCAACCTTTCTCCGATGATCTGATCATGGGGTAGCAGTCTAATAAACAACCTATCAAAAAGAAAATTGAGAACGAAATTATATGTAATAACAAAAGATCaaggatgatatatatatatatatatatatatatatatatatatacaagtcaaTATCGATCAgtaattttgttgttgtttttcagatgtatattagaaaaaaaatataattaaaatttgagTGTTTTACGTACCTTTATCCTTTCCTCTTTTATTTCATCTTATGATGCAGCGCTGACCTCAAAAGCTATTCTCATTTTGCATGCTCCCACCACCCGTTTTTTTCTGTTACACATTCAACACCGTCTCCTACAGGTTCGGATCTCAAGTTCCATGTTATCCTCAGGCCACCATTCCCAAAGGCAAGCATCCCCTCATTAGCTTGACCAGTCTTGTGGATCTCCTTTCCTCTTGACCTCTCCCTGATgctttctttctcgttgaaacttCTCTAACTAAATCACCTCCGGCTCCACCTATCAGATGGGAGCTCCAAACCTGTCCTCTAGCTCATTGTCAACCCAACTGCTGGTACCATCTCTGCAGCGCTGCGCTACTAGCGACGGAGGAGGTAGCCGCAGATGAGGGATCCGCAGCCGGTGCTTCTGCTGGCCGAGTCCGGGCGGGTGGAGCAGCTGGAAAGCTTCCCTCATTATGTTGGTAACTATAAAAATCAGAATTAGATACATGATTTCCTCAGTCACACATACCTTTGAATAACATATCTTCTCATTAAGAAAACTCCATAACACAGTAAACATTATTTAGAACATCAGTAAGAGAACACCCATTATCATACTGGAGCTATCTTATGATACCAATTATGATACTGAAATCTTATGATCTTAAGATACCCATTGTAATATTTTCCTCCCTTAAGCCGACGAGAACCTGAATCCCATCCCATCCTAGAAAAATGACAGGGAAACAGAACTGCTGATAAAATGAAAACCATGACTGGTTCATATTCGACGGACCCACGTCCATGCATTGTACCTGTTTGAAAAGCTTTTCACCTGGTCCTCCTCCACATTTTGCATTTTGTTTACTGCATCGTTTATTGTCTCTTCCAAGGGATGACATGTTCTGATGGTGTAATTGCAGCTAGGCAGATGGGGATCGAGGACGTAAATGAGTGTCCTAACCTGTGCAAGATGGCACATGATTACCTGAGGAGAACCAAGGAGTGCGAGGACAATTTATTTGCCTTCTTTGCAAACGACCCAGACCATGAATCGCTGTATGTGAAGCTTGTCGAGGAGCTGGACAAATGCATTCTTGGTTATTTTGCTTTCCACTGGAATCACACCACTCCCCTGATCAAACAGGTAACAACACAAGATATATTAGGAAAATTTTATAGCACATACTCACCAGACAGTAATGAAGCCCTTTTCACATATGCAGTGTTCTCCATGATAGATTGTTGTATATTGTACAGGTATTAAACGCTGATAGCGAACAGAAAATGAAACTCAAGAATTTTGTTATGGAGGCCACAAGGTAATAATCACTATCTCCCTTAATTCTCGTCCACCTAACTTGACAAGGAAAAAAATGGTAGTTAATAACTCAGTTGTCCTCTTCTCATAGAGACATTAAGATGGCTCTTGAGGACTTTCTTGGGACCCAAAGTTATTATTTTCAGTGGAGTACAGAGTAGTTGGGTCGAATGCTCATTTAAAATGGCAGTTTCCTGATCTGCATCACCATTTCACTCTATCACATCCCTTTTCACAGTCAGTTCTAAGATGCATCATCCAGAGTATCATTCTTTAAAATTGAATGCTTATCACCGAAACATTTATTTTTGTACATTTGTTGTTTGACCCAAAAAATGTTTGTAGTTTAGATGAACTTGCCAAAGGAAGCACTCACCAGCTGAACATGAGGATAATTTTCTGGATTGTATTAAAAACTCTTCTCATCCCATGTTGCGGTGAGGTTGGGCTTGTGGAGCCACATGAGAGGCGGAAGCTCAATGGTTCTTTGGTACCTGTACCTGCGCTcatagaagaatgattcatatattaatatGTCAAGGAGCAAATGTGCTGCTAACTCGCAGTTGCTGGTGGGAGGCCATGGTTGTCAACCAGTTGAAGGCTGACAATCCCTGTTGTGTTGCTTGACGAGATACAGGAGCTATACCTCATGTTAGCTTTTGTGCAGTGACTTACAGCAACATAGCACACAAACAATAATAATAGAAGAAGCAGGAGAGAGAATACCACGTGCAATCCATATAGCTCTATTATCAGGACAAGGCGGCCTTCATATGATTCACAAAACACAGTGTCTCTTGTCACTGTACCTGGAAAAGTCTCCTTGCAGTGAGTGTTTCAACTAAAACATATTCTATTAGACACCTACAAAAGAAACCCAAAAAAAGATGACCCCATTCATGGTAAAATGTGGAGGAAAAGTAATGGTAGATCATCTCACCACTGTTTGGTGTTTTTTGGATGTAAAAGCATTTCTATACTTTAGTCCTCATGCTGTTATCACAAGAAAGCTATAGTTTTCTGAATCAGTTAACATACTTTTAAGCAAATCAAAACTGATTCACTAACATAGTGGTGGTAATTCACATGGTTGAACACAGGAAACTAAGAtttgaaagggtaacaaaagacCTGAAGGTCACAAGAGTCATATCGACATTGGTGGAGGAGATGAAGGCCATTGGCATTGGAACCCATGATGAATCCCAGTGCACTGACGTGATGGTTCCGGCAGCCATTGCTGATCGGAGCCCTGTTCTTCTTCTGATGGGTGGTGGGATGGGAGCTGGCAAGAGCACTGTGCTAAAGGAAATACTAAAGGAGTaagttcttttcttttaacatcacACTAAATTAAAACAGACCCCAAATGTATTAAGGGAATGATAAAGAACAGAGATTAAAAAGTACAAAAACCATCACCAAGTAAACCAACTTTAAAGAAGCTTTCATTTGATGTTCAGATTATATACAGTATGCATGGCACAAAGTAGCAGTCATACCATGTGCATCTTAAGACCAGGGGAACAGTAAGATCTTGTCGGTTCATGAGGCCTACATATATAAAGTAGTAATAATTACTAGTTTCTTGTCACTGAAGCAGTTCATCCTAGCATATTCTGCTAACAGTATAATTCACTAAAACTTGGCGAAATGCCAACTCCTTGACTGTAATTTCAATAAAGtggtaataaaaaaaaatgaaaaaaagacgTCGGTTAATTAGAGACCAGAAGCAAAATGATACTtggtgaaaaaaaaaagtaaaataaattaaaaattttaaattttaaatcacTGCCTTGACAGGCATCTCCAATGTTGGGTAGCACTATTAGACATACACCAGTATATCAGAAGAGTTTATTATTAAGGTATGGTCTGAGTAGAAGAGTTAAAAACAGCTAAGGTGACAGGTGGGATGCCCAAATGTCCCATGTCCTCCACTCAAACAACCAAGATCAAAAGGACAGTAATGGTTCTAGGTCACATTCAAACTAAACAAGTTAAAAAACTTCAGATCAACAATGTATCTAGTTAGATATATCTGATCCTGATATGACTGGAAATTACCATATTTGTATCTGCTTTTCATCAGTTAGATATGCATAGTCTTTTATCATGATACGTTGTTACCCGCATATCAGAGCCTTCTGGTCTGGCGCTGCAGCAAACACAGTGGTGGTTGAAGCTGATGCATTCAAAGAGACGGATGTCATTTATCGAGCTATCAGCTCCAGAGGTCATCATGATGACATGCTCCAGACTGCTGAACTGGTATTCCTCTCTCTACTGTTCTTTGTTTAGAGATTTTATTCCTTAACTCTTCTGCTTTCAGTTATTCTTCTAGAGGAAAACATATATTAAATATACATTAAGATAGTTAAAGCATCAAAATCCCATTTGCTTTGCTTTGAAACATTAGAAACTGTTCCTGAAAAAGATTATGACATCagcatcaagaaaaaaaaaactacaattgatgtaataatatttttcttatctaCTCTATGTCTCGGCCTGTCTGTCTGTAATCAATTTATTTGGTCCCCATAGAAAATTCCTATTTTATTAGTCTATTCTTTCGTTATTTCTCTGTGCCCTCattttcttgaattcaaacctaCAGGAAAATTTTATGATTGCTCTTTGTTTGCTTGAACTGCTCTAACAAGATACTTATTATTGCCAGCAAACTAGATTCCAGAATGATTTTTTTACTTAGATTTGCCTTAATTAAAAAGTTGACTCAAACTTGAGAGGATTGACTCCCAATTATgaaattattagaaaaaaatagatttactctAGTGTCATTTCAAAGTTGAGTGATGCTACATAACTAATATCATAACTCTTAGATAGCAATGATGATTAACAGAATAATGAACACTTTTGCAGAAATATaaacaaacatgattttttttctaaCTAGTCCAGGAGCTAAAGACAAACCTTCCGCTTGGAGCTTAGACACCACATATCACATACTCCATGACTATCGAATCTTCCGAAACAGGGAGGACAGACTTCTGATTCAGCCCAGATGTGTGTAATTTCCTTCGAGTATGGATCTGATTCTgagttcattcaatcttagactaGATTCAGTTCCATTAATCTATGCCTACAATCTAGTTAAACATGGGTTCTCTGAAATCCATATCAGATCAGATATCATCAACAGAGTTTAGAGAATATAGATCAATATCTCCAACATCAATCAGTAAATAATCTGATGTCATCCTTGTCCTCCTCATGGTCTAAGCTTCCAGAATAAACTGAGCTCACACAACAATTACAAGCAGGTCCATCAGTCATCGACAGATGCAGCTTCCTCTCTACTCGTGACTGCGCTGAATGAAGGTCGAGATGTGATCATGGATGGCACTCTCTCCTGGGAACCATTTGTTCAGCAAACCATAGCCATGGCACGGAATGTACATCACCAGCAGTATCGGATGGGAGCTGGATACAAGGTTGCTGATGATGGGACCATCACAGAGAACTACTGGGAACCGGTGGAGGACAACCAAGAGAACAATAAGTGCAGTACAAGGAAGCCTTACAGGATAGAGATGGTTGGAGTTGTTTGTGATGCCTACCTAGCAGTAGTCCGAGGAATCAGGTACGACTCTAAAAAAAACCTTACTCTTGAATCAAACCCAAATGTAACAATTTATGCCTTGGGGGGTTCATGCACctaaattgaatatatatatatatatatatatatatatatatatatatatatatataagacttcTTGGGTCATAAATACCGGATAACTAACAGAGCTGAATAGAGACAATCAATGTGGACAGGAGAAGTACATTGGCTAGTTGTTCTAACCTGAAATTTTCGACCATAAGGTCATTGAGCTGAAAGTTTCCAAGCTCAACTCTATGATGTCAATGGCAGGAGAGCTATAATAATGGGTAGAGCAGTTAGAGTGAAATCCCAATTGAAGTCTCACCAAAGGTTTGCTAATGCCTTTCCAAGATATTGTCAACTTGTTGACAATGCCAGGCTCTACTCAACCAACTCCATGGGATCTGCTAAGGTTTCTTCCTCTCTCCacttttttcacttaaagaaagTGCAACATTCAACCAccatgatatcttgatacagggtaaTATAGTATTGGCTTTCATCTTGTCTGCAGCTGATAGGTTGGAAGGATGGAAGCAGCAACCTATTGGTAGACCCACAGGAGATCATCTGTCTGGAGAAGCTGAGCAAAGTAAATGAGGATGCTAATTCAATCTATGAACTCTACCCACAGGAAGATACTAGCTCCGGGTCTGGTTTCATTTGGGATGATATGGTGATGTCACCAACAAGAGAATCAATCCAGCAAGAGCTTAAGGCAGCTATTAAAAGGATCGAAAGTCCTGCATCATGACGAAAACTGCCAGAAGTCACCACCTCCCCTGTCAACAACATCGGATATAGATCATCAATATGATTGAAGCAAGTTATAAAAATCATACAGATCAGTGTCAAATCTCTAATTATCAGCCAGAGTTCTATTGTGCAAAACTATCTTCAGATCCTTTACCATAACAACCAAATAACAATAGTAATGAACTGTCTCTATCAAGGAATAGTAGCTCTTCATATTTTGGCTTCGAAATCTTTTTTTCACATTCTGATTCTCATAGCAAATAAGGGAAATCCTAGTGACATCTGACATCAAACCATGGAAGTTCTAATTTAAAAACATAAATCCAAATCCTAAGGACACCTACCAGGTATGTTTTagtctgtcaaaaattctaaaacTGAAGAGTCTAAAGTCAGACTCATAATATGCAAATAATAGAACAATGACATTATAATTCTTCACCCACCAGGGCATGTCAAACTACTTCAATAGAATCCTAAAGTTCAAAACAGCAGCTAACCCTCATGTAATAATGAAAATGAACTGAATAATGTTGCAATATGAgttcaacaattggtatcaatgAAATAAATTTTTCACAAAACTTGCATTTTAAAAGTCAAAAGAAAAATGTAGCTTTCAACCATTTCAAGTAAATATTCAATCTTTTTAAAATGTCATATGTGCCTGAAATATGAAAATAGAAGGGGATGTTAGCATTCAGATCTTATAATTTGCATGATAGCCTTTACCAAATTAAATACTCAAGATGAATGTCAAACAAGAATAATTGTCTCCAAACAAAAGGCAGAAATGCCTAAAAGTTCAATTTCCCAAGCATACTTTTCAAAATACAATATCCAAAATAAACTTCCTCGCACCATAGTATAATCAATAAATTAAATCACCCTGACCTGTATAAACAATAAGTGCAACAACTGACAACAGACTAGAGGACCCAGGAAACTTGCTGCTACATAATTAGCAAAAAAAAGAcaataaattcaaaaatcaaatTAGCCAATGAATGATCCTGTATTTTAATGTAATCCCACCAAGATATCGTGCAGTAATGGAGTATGAAGCTGAGATCTCCTCATGGGAGCCATCCTTTTCTTATCCCCTTGTAAATCAAACTCTACCTTCAACCAGATTACTACAAGAAACTCCCACAGCTGGATGCTAAACTTGATAGATCATAACCATTTCACAATGGCCCTCGTTGTACATTTATCAGAATATCAGCAACTTGCAAGAACCTTAATTGAGACACAAGAAATCCTCTCTCTTTACAGCCATTTCAATTCTCACCTGGGTTCCTAGCCCCAAAGAAAAAGCTGATCTCTCTGTATAGTTAAATATTCTTGCAAATCACATATTGCTTACATTTTTTACAAACCCAACCCTTTTGTTTTCACTCCAGCAAATGTATGAGCTACCAGATATCCCTTAGAATCAAACTCTCccaaaaagaaaaataacaaaagatgACCACAGGGGAATGCATCATGAGCGTCCTTCAAGCACTTTACAAAACAACTAATTGCATATTTTATATGACCACCTTAATTTCATAAGTGCTTCCAGCTCATCTAGTTTGAGTATATTAATTTAACACTGAAAAAATTGTCACTTAGGCATTGCTTCTCAGgaacaataataataaactatGTATTAACAGAACTAAAACATGACTTGTTTAACTGGCCGTAGAACTGGTTCCAACAGTCGAAAGTGCTACTCGTCTAATGCCCACCACAACTAGGTCCAATATAGATCTATTGCAAATTGCAAACAAATAGACTTCAGTAGGTTAAATATTGAGATATATTTCAGAAACCATGCTACTTAATGACTAGGTCCAACTGATCATAGAAACCTACAAACAACAAATTTTCTTCATTGAGAAATCAAGCAATTGCATATCTGCTTATCAGAATCCACCTGCTAGAAACATCATAGTAACCATCAGCTCTAGTAGATCTAAGataattttacgaacaagttttaaCTGACAAGATATTATCTTTCTCCTAGAAATTGTGGGCAATCCATGCTAGGTCAGTGGTTGGCCAAACCAATACATACTGAGTGATGTTTATGGATCCGACCAAGGATTGGTGCCAGATAATGTAAGTTGGTACATATcagaatttaattattttattattttttaatgataCAGGTTGGTGTTCCACCACTGTATTTGGTGATGTATTAATCCGATTGCTGAAACTATGACACTAGCCACTTGGTACCAATCTAATATAAGGCAAGGTAAGGTGAGAATTATAGCGTAATTAGGAGGCAAGATCACAGAACAGTCCAACACAATCAATATAAGCATAAATTTGTATGCTCAGAGAACTAGTACAAGCTTGAGACAACATTTTGATCTTTCTTTCTAAATCGAAAATGAAAAGCCTACCACTTTCATGTAATTGATCCTTCCAGCTAAATGCACTCTTCAATGGTAACCAAAAATCCTGACATTCTCTGACGGTAAACTCTTCCCGGATAAATAAACACCCACCAATAAATAAACCCCTGACATTCCCTGACTGCAAAACTTCTTGAAATGGATATGGCATGAACATGCAATATAAGCCTGCTCCAATAAtatcaaaaacaagaaaaaagaaaaaagggggCAAAACTTCTTGAATTGGATATGGCATAAACATGCAATATAAGCGAGCTCCAATAAcatcaaaaacaagaaaaagaaaaataatgatgACACGCAAAAAGACCGCTCCATTCCCTTTTAGCTTAAATTCTTAGTATAATAAGCACTCTCATCACATGTAGATGACAATTTTCTACCGCTAGTAACAATCGTACACCCCCATTTCCTCTGCTGCCTGCCGCATCGTCAAAACTCAGGTTCAAGTCAAAACCCCTTGGAACATTATTCACATTATCTGATCCAGTCCGTCGAATACAGAATCCCGATGACCAAGATTACCGTAACATCCAAGTTAATCACCAGAAACAAATGGAGAGAGATTGAATCCACGAGTTTCAAGATAAATCCGCCCTTTACACTCGAGAAAAGGAAAACGACACAAAGTTATCTCGCGTTCGTTGACAACAAACGAAACTGAACTCCGCCGAACTACTCGATCATGTGAAAACGTAAGCGATGATTACCAAACAACTGCACGACGAGATCAGAAGAAGGTAGCCAGATACCTGGTCTTCGCTCTTTATTCCGAGAGCCAAACGAAGAGGACGACCACCGTTCGAGGGAGACGCTCGAAAGAGCGAGACGCTTCTAGAGAAATGACCTCTCGAACTCGAGCCGTCGCCAGCTTTCACCATCAACTTATCGTGTCGTCCCCTCCAAAATGCTCTCCGTGCCTCTTTTTACCTCCTCGGAAGCACTTTTAACTTTGAATTCAACGACCTCAGTCGCGACTTAAAAGTAGAAACCTCTAACGACAAGGACGTACGCCACGTCCTACAGTGGTGGCCCAAGTAGTGTTGTAAGTCGTCTCTCTGTTGGCATCCCTTTCGGTCCACGCGTCATGTGTCTGAGCGACACTTTTCTGGGCCCTTCGGATGGCCCACCATTTGCTTTTCctgtttcttttctctttttggcATTCCAATACTTTTTTCCCAAAATAAAAGACTGTATATTCCAATATTTCATATAAGCTATCGAAAGGTAAGAGATAGTTATAACTGAAACAATTTTAATAGGAAACGGATTCCAACAAGTCAGTTTGGACGCTCAAATCGTCGTCCACGTCGCCAAACATGCCGTCTCATCACTGACCACGTGCACCCTCAAGCAAAACGTCCACATCTACCCCCACAAAGTGGGCCCAAACCGACCCCGAATATAATTCCAAAGATTATAAtatttcttaaaagaaaaaaacattggCATAGCTGCTTTGTTAGCACCCTATTCTCTTACCACCTAAAAGCACGCGATTCCACGCGTACACGCACCCACCACACACCGCCCCATTTACATCGACTGCCCCACcactccctcttctcctcctccacgtAACAACGAGgagtaagaaaaaagaagaaatattagtaaaacaagagacattttcattacTGGAAGATTTCTACTTCTTCGCCTTCTTAGCCGCCGCCTTCTTGACAGCCGGCTTCACGGTCTTCGGCTTCTTCGCGGCAGAGACCCGCTTCGTCGCAGCGGTGGTCTTCGCCCGAGGCGCGGTCTTCACGGCTTTCTTCCCGGGGACTTCCTTCGCCTTGGTCTTCCTGGCCTTCGCCGGCCGCGCCGCCGATTTCGGCTTCGGCTTCGCTGGGGACTTGCGCTTTCCTGCTACCTTCGGCTTCAGCTTCGCCACGGCCGACTTAGATTTGGTCTTCACCGCCGC includes:
- the LOC135612091 gene encoding calmodulin calcium-dependent NAD kinase-like, translated to MRDPQPVLLLAESGRVEQLESFPHYVARQMGIEDVNECPNLCKMAHDYLRRTKECEDNLFAFFANDPDHESLYVKLVEELDKCILGYFAFHWNHTTPLIKQVLNADSEQKMKLKNFVMEATRKLRFERVTKDLKVTRVISTLVEEMKAIGIGTHDESQCTDVMVPAAIADRSPVLLLMGGGMGAGKSTVLKEILKEAFWSGAAANTVVVEADAFKETDVIYRAISSRGHHDDMLQTAELVHQSSTDAASSLLVTALNEGRDVIMDGTLSWEPFVQQTIAMARNVHHQQYRMGAGYKVADDGTITENYWEPVEDNQENNKCSTRKPYRIEMVGVVCDAYLAVVRGIRRAIIMGRAVRVKSQLKSHQRFANAFPRYCQLVDNARLYSTNSMGSAKLIGWKDGSSNLLVDPQEIICLEKLSKVNEDANSIYELYPQEDTSSGSGFIWDDMVMSPTRESIQQELKAAIKRIESPAS